GGTCGCCACCGCCTGATCTCGCTCTCGTACCGAAATCGACCCCTTGTTTGCCAATTCCCTGGCCCGATTTCGATCTGCCTCGGAACGTCGGGCTTCAGCCTGAGCGGACACCAGAGCCGCCTTGCGAGCATCCAGACTGGCACGGTTTTGTGCCTGGGCTTGATCCAGGTTCGCCAGTTCCGCCAAAGCCGCATCCAGCTGGGCCTGTGCCTGGTTCAGTTTTTCTTTATAGATGCGGTCGTCGATACGCACCAAGGGCTGGCCTGCCTTGACTCGTTCAAAGTCCTGTACCAGGACTTCGGACACATAACCGCTTACCTGTGGCGCCAGCACCGTCATTTGCCCTCGTACATAAGCGTTGTCAGTGGTGACGCGAGTGGTGTTGAAGGGCCCCAGATTCCATGCCCACAAGATCAACAGCGCACCAGCCAGCAACACAAACGCCATCGCAATCACACTGCGTTTGCTGGGCTTGATGACCTTGGGAGGTGTAGAAGGAGCATTGCTTGGACCCAGCTTGCCATCGTTATCCGAGTCTGTCGGCGCGGCAAGCTCACTATTGCGATCCTGATTTTCAGATGAAGTGTCTTGACTCATAAATACGGACTAGGTTTAAGAATTCGAAGAAGTACCAGCAGCGGCTTGCGCTCGTCTGGACTGAATAGCCGGGCCAGCGGCCAGCAACACGGGCCACAACAGAAAGCCCGTCGCCAGAATGCCAATCAACAGAAAAACATCGTTGTAAGCCCGGACGCTGGCCTCGCGGCGAGCAATCTGCGCCAGCTGGGCCGTGCCCGTCGCCGCCCTCAACATCGGATCGGTCACCGTTGACCCTACAGCCTGTTGCTGCTGTTTCAGGCGATTGGCCACCAAAGGCTCAGCCACATTCACATGGCTGACAATGGCCGCGTAATGATGCTGCTGGCGCTGCTGCTGAAACGTGCTCAACGTGGCAGTGCCCATCAAGCCGCCCAGAGTCTGAGTGACATTGAGCAGCACAATAAAAGTCACGATATGGTCGGGGCCATACTTGAAGGCTTGTTTGAAGCCAATCATCACCAAGGGCCCCATGAACATGCCCGCGCCAACGGACAGCACAAACTGGCTATAGAAAAAATCCTGCGGGCGGTCCAGACTGGTACGCCCAAAATCCATGAAGCTGGAGACGCCAATCAGCAAAATCGCGGCAAACACCTGTACCAGGATCGTCTTGGGCCCAAAGGTCACGGCACTGAGCACAATACCGCACACAATGCCCACGAACACCACCCAGAACAAAGGCTGCATCTGCTCCGAGCCCATGCCCAAAGAGCGCAACATATTGACCATGCCGTAATTCTGCTCGGTTGTGATGAAGCGCAGAATCATGGCGCCAACGGCAAAGTAAATGGTCGAGCCCTGCGCCAGCCAGCGCACCTTCAGCAAAGGATTGACGCGGTGATACTCCAGAAACGAACAGACGGTGAACAGGAACAAGGACGCCATCGCCATCCAGGCCAGGCTTGTGTCGTTGAACCACCAGCGGATGTAGCCTTGCGTCAAAAACGCAATCAGCAAACCGGCAGCCGGTGCGAACAAGGCGAAGGCCAGGAAGTCCAGTTTTTCAAACGCCTTGATCTGATAGCCGGGGGGCAACTTCAGCAGCACCACGGCCGCAAAGGAACACAAGGCCATGCCCGCTTCAAAGCTGTACAGGCCGTGCCAATTCCCCAGCTCTATCAAGGACGGCGACAGCACCCAGGCCAAGGGCGTAGCCATTTGCGTAATACTTACCCCCAGCACCAAAGCCTTGCCTAACAGGCGTCTGGGGAAAGCTTGCAGCATGTACAAGACGCCCAGGGTGCTGGCTGCCGCACCAGAAAACCCACTGGCACCACGCAGAAAAATCAGTGATTCAGCACTATTAATGGACAAGTGCAGCAAGGCCAGAACGGCATACAAACCCAGACCGATCTCGGCAAACAGGCGCATGCCATATTGCTGCCTGAACTTGAACACCAGCAGATTGGCGGTGATATTGACCATGGCATAGGCAGCAGGTAACCAGGCAGCCTCGGAAGGCGTCAATCCCAATTCCCCTTGCAGGGTCGGCAAATTCACCGACACCAAAGCATTGCCCAAACCGCCTGTCAAACCAACCAGAATCGCGACCAGACCATAGGCCACGCGTATATGCGATTCGTGGTGAGGGGCCGATGGCGAGCCCGGCATGAAGGGCTTTTCATGGTCTTCCCAATGTGGATGCGGCTTGATGTACTGACTCATTCAGGCTCCCAATCAGGAGCATTACGGTCGACCTGCAACAACACGCCTTCACACAAGAACTTCAACGAGCGTTTTACAAACAGCAGCCTTTCCTTGTCCGTGCGCCCCCGCAAGCTGGCGGCCAGCATGCCAATCAACAAGGGAATATCGGTGGGCTGCAACGCCGGGTTGCACTGCCCGGCGGCCTGCCCCATTGCCAAGGGTTCGCGCGCCAGATCAACCAACCGTGCGCGCACCCCCACAATGGTGGGGTGATTGGGGTCAATCGCCTTCCAGTAATCCGACATGGGAGCCGACTCCAGCGCGAACCCTGCCAGTACCTGCATCAAGACCTTGAAGTCCTGGGGATTGCCTTTGCGCTTGCTTAAAAAGCGCTCTTCAATCCGGTCGGCTGCCCGTATCAGCAGCGCCTCCATCAAGGCAGCCCGATCGGGGAAATTGCGATACAGCGTTGCCCGCCCCACCCCCGCCTGCGACACGACCTGATCCAAAGGAGCCGTGACACCACACTTGCTAAAGACCGTATTGGCCGCATCCAGCAACAGTTCCCGACGTTCCAAGGCATCAGAACGATTAGGTAAATTCCGGTTTTTCATTCCGAAATTATACGGACAGTTTTGTCCGCTTAAAAAGGCGTTAAGCTAAAAAAGCTGTAAGAAACGATATTCCATATATGAAATAAAGGCGGCAATCAGTGCGATGAAACTCGTTTTGAAGGCATATCTGGAACTAACAAAACTGGGTATCCCCCTCTGAACATACAAAACGTTACCTGCTCAAGTTAGTTAGTCACCCAACAGCCAAGGCGCCGGACGTTACCATGAGGATTCATTTGCCCGCTTCAAAAAGACTTTATGAATGCGAGAAAACACGCATAAACACGCTCAAAGCCATGGCATGTTCAAGTATCAGAGAACAAAAATCATCAGCTACGTCCTGCTATCCTGCGCATTTTTCATCGGCTTTTTCAATCGCTTTTCCCCCGCCACGTTTTCTTCCCACATAGCCGACAGTCTGGAACTAGGTCTGGCAGTTGTGGGGAGCATTGCGGCCCTGCATTTCTGGGTCTACACCCTGATGCAAGTCCCCGCAGGCATGGTGGTTGATCGTTATGGAATCCGGATTCCCGCCGTGGTCGGAACCTTGCTGTCCGGGCTGGGAACCATCATTTTGGGCAGCGCCCAGAACTATGGAATGGCACTTTTGGGGCCCGGTCTTGTAGGACTGGGAATGTCCTTAGTCTTTGTGGCCATCATGAAGAACAATGCCATCTGGTTCCATGGCAGCAAGTTCGGGTTGATCACCGGACTGACAATGTTGATTGGCACCTTGGGGGCTGTGTTCTCTGAGGCTCCCTCTTTACTCATCCTGGGCTATGTCAGTTGGAGGCAGGGCTTTATTGGCGTCGGTGCGGTCACTCTTGTTCTCGCTGTTCTGATTTTTTGCTTATGGCGTGCTCCAGACGCTGGGGCTACCGAGATACCTAAAACCAGCAAAACAGTTCATCAGCCCCCTGCCGGCACTTGGCCCTCTATTGTCTCCAACAAGCAACTAGCCCTGATCATGCTGGCCATCTCTGGCACAAATGGCACGTTTTATGCCTTTTCAGGACTATGGGGCACGCATTTATTTACTCGTGCGATGGGCATCTCCGTCCTGGATGCGTCCATGATCATCACGGTTGCTTTACTGATCTACGGTTTCTCGTCTCTTTTTTTTGGAAAGATTTCCGATCAGCTCCAAACCAGAAAGCTGTTTATCTGGGTATCCGCCTTTCTCAACACACTAGCCTGGCTGTGCTTGATGCTTATCCCCAGCCCCGGCTTGTACACCGCGTATCTGTGCTTTGCTCTGATAGGCCTGTCCAGCGGTGTACAGGTGGTCGTCTGTTTTGCTGCGGTCAAAGAAAGTGTGCCGGCCAATATCACGGGATCCGCAATTGCTTATGTGAACATGGGGGTATTTTTAGTCACAGCCATTATTCAATCCTTGTATGGATGGCTGGTTTCACATCTTCTATCCCTTTCTCTGTCCACTGACGCAGCTTACATAGGCGGCTTGTCTTTGGCTGTCATCATCAGCTTGCTGGGCTTGCTCAGTTCTTTGAGCGTACGTGAAACCTATCCGAGAACGTAAAAAACGGAAGTCGTTCTGCAAACCGTTTACTCTATGTTGTACGACTGCATAAGATGCTGGTGATACGTATCCCCAGCACTTTTCACAAGCTCATCACGCTGCCTGGACGATCTTTCCATGACACCCCAAACCGCCATCCGCATGGCCTCGTACAACAGCCAGATGAACCAACGTCTTTACGATGCAGCTGCGAGTCTTTCTGCACAGGACTTGCATCAGGAACGTGGGGCCTTCTTTGGTTCGCTGTTCAAGACCATGATGCACATTGCGGTTGGGGACACCGTCTGGCTACATCGCTTTGCCCAGCATCCTGATGTCCACGCCTTGCGCAAAGAAATCGGGGTGTTTGCCAAGCCACATGCACTGGAACAGCAGCTATTCGGCACCTTGGCGGAACTGGGTCAGTACCGCCGCAAGCTGGACCAGATCATTATTGATTGGGCAGCCACACTGACAGTGGAACAGCTGGGCCAAACGCTACGCTATAGCAATATGGCGGGCCAAGGCATGGAGAAGGATTTTGCGCTTTTGGTGACGCACTTTTTTAATCACCAGACTCACCATCGTGGTCAGGCCAGCACCTTGTTGTATCAGGCGGGCGTCGATATTGGGGTGACTGATTTATTGGCTTTGGTGTCCTGAACACTGATCACGCATCGTCAAACTGACAAAATCCGCCGGATCAGTATCAGGCAAATAAGCCAGTACGTACTCATCACGCTCCCGATACAGCTGGGCTACGGCTCTGCCACATACCTGCACATCCAGTTTCATCAGATCTCACCGTCCCTTTGCTCTGCCAAAATATCCTCTACCGTTCGAGAGAATCCTTTTTTTACTGGTTTTATGCCATAACCAGCCGCTTCCAACAAACGCAATAGGACAGAAACGCTCATATCTCCTTTGGCCAACGTTTCCATACGGGCAACCGTTGTACGTGAAACACCGGCTCGTTGTGCCAAGGCCTCTTGGCTCAAACCAGCTTCTCGGCGCACGCTGCGCAACAAATCAGCAACATCCGCTAATGTAGTCACTGTATCCCCCAGGCCTCAATTTTTTGGTATCAAGCTAAAAATGTATCCCAAGGGACACAAGATGACAATAACCCACATCTGAGGACTACAGAGACAGACTAAAAAATGTAGCCCCAGGGCCTCAAAATATAGAATCAAGCACTATTTTGAGGCTCTGGGGCTACAAAATAGAGGGTGAAAGCGTATTTTGGTTTACGTCAGCCTGTGCTTATCTCAGGCACTACAGCCTTCCCCTCTTAATACTGCGCCCGCAAGGACAGCATCACGTTCTGGGGCGCCCCATACCAGCCCTGGTTATAAAACCCGATCTGCGAGTAGTACTTCTTGTCGAACAGGTTGTTCACGTTCAGCGTGGCGGACATGCGCTTGTTGAAGTCATAGCGCGCCATCAGGTTGACGATGGCATAGCTGCCCTGCTCTACCTTGACCGCTTTACGGCCCGGTGCGGTCGCATCCTGGTACATGCGGTTTTGCCAATCGATGCCGCCACCCACGGTCAGCCCTTGCCAATCGCCCTGCAAGCGATAGGTGGTGTAGAGCTTGAACAAGGTCCGTGGCTTGCTGGTGTTGATGGGCTTGCCCTGTGCATCCTTGGCTGTGAAGGTCGTCAAGCTGCTGGCCAGATTCCAGCCAGGCATCAACTCCCCGCCCAGTTCCAGCTCGATACCTTCTACCTTCGCTCCCGACACGGGTCGATAGGCGGGGGTATTGGGTGGCGCGCCGATCACGTTATTGCCCGTGGCTTCGGCCAGATTGTCCTGGCGGGTCTGGAACACGGAGACCGCCCCATTCAAGCGCCCATCCAGCCAGGCGGCCTTCAAGCCCAGCTCGTAGCTTTTACCCGTGATGGGAGCCAGAAGATCACCCTGTTCGTTACGGGCGTTCTGCGGTTTGAAGATTTCCGTATAGCTGGCGTAAGCCGTGTAGGTATCGTCAAAGTCGTAGATCAGGCCGGCATAAGGGATGAACTCATTGCGGTTGCGATACTGACGCTTGGCTCCAAAGTAGGTCTGGTCAGTTTCCCAGTTGCTCAAGCGTCCACCTACCATCAAGCGCAGATTATCCATCAAGGCGAAACGCCCCACGGCATAGGCACCGGACTGTCTGTTGTTCATGTCATCCGCCTGGGAGGGCTCGCCTGACCACACGGGTTCGGGCACGCGACCCGGCTGATAAAAACTGCCCGCATCCGGCAAAGGTGCCAGGGCGCGATACTGCGGGAAGGAGACGCGGTCCTGGGACATCATCCAGCCCAAAGAGAACTCATGCTCTTTACCGAACAGCTCGAAGGGGCCGGACAAGGAGGCGTTGAATGCTTTGCGACGTACATCCCCTTTGTAATAGGAATAGGAGTTGGCAGTACCCAAGCCGGTTTCCCGATCCGGGTAGCCGCCCCGGAAAATCTGCTTCATGGACGCATCGGTGTGTGACTGGTTATAAGTCAGACGCAGCTTCAAGTCATTGGCAAACTGATGGCTTAAATCCAGAAAGCCTGTGGTGGTGTCATTCTCGATGCGCGACCAGTCCGTATTGTTGGAAACAGAGCGCTTGAAGTCTGTACGCGAACCATCGCTATAGAACAGCGGAAAACCACTGCCAAAACCATTGTTCGAGCTGGACTGATAGGCCACTCCACCGGTCAACTCCATGCCGGGCATCAGGTCAGCCGTAATCACGCCATACAAGGTGCGCGTCTTCGTGTCCTGCAAACTGGTGTAGCTATTGGCCTTGCCATAAGCCCCCACAATACGTCCGCGAATACGTCCATCTTCGGTAATGGGCGTGGAAACATCAGCATAGCCACGGGCAAAGTCCCAGCTACCTACGTCCACGCCCCCCGATACCGCAAAATCACGCAAGGGACGCTTGCGTACATAGTTGACCGAAGCCGATGGGCTACCCGCCCCCGTCATCAAACCTGTCGCACCGCGTACCACTTCAACCCGATCAAACACCACCAGGTCCAGATTGCTTTCACCAAAGGCCCAGGGCGAGAGCACCGGCTGGGTCCAGCCATCAAACTGATAGTTATCGATACCAAAACCACGCGAAGAAAAGGAATAACGGTTGGTATCGCTGCGCGTCACAGAAATACCCGGTGCGCTTTGCAGGGCATCGGCCGTTGTCTGCATACCGCGATCTTCCATCATCTGGCGGGTCACCACGCTGACCGATTGCGGTGTTTCACGAATGGACAGTGACAAACCCGTGGCCGTGCTCATTGCCTTGGTGGTGTAGGACTGGCTGGTTTCGGTCACTCCCGGATCTCGATTGCCTTTGACCGTAATCGTGGAAAGCTCCACAGGGGATTGATCAGGAGCCTTGTCCTGCGCCCAGACCGGGCTGCCCGTCGCCGCCAGCAACATGGCGGAACGAGTAAGAGGTGTCAGCAAACGCACTCGCAGGCGAGCAGAGCTGGAAGAAACGGCAGACATGAAGGTGGATCTCAGCAAAGGTTTTAGATGCGAATAATTATCATCTTCATGCTTCGTAGCGATGTATTCATAAACGCAAAAACGCTATGCCAAACATCAGTCCTGCCTATGAAACGGCCCGATCTGCACGCTTTTGCAGCCAAAGCCAGGCTGCAAGGCTGGCAAATACGGCCAACAGCATCGCGGCCGCCATACGCACAGGCTGCCCGTAGACCCAAGGCACGCACCAGCCACTGACCAGGGAAAAGGTAGCCATCTGACAAAACCCCAGCAAGGAAGCCGCCAGCCCCGAGCGTGCGGGAACCTGCGCCAAGACCTGCATGGTCATCACGGGAAACAGTATGGCCAGCCCGGCGGCAAACAATGCCGGCAACCCGACCGCCCACGGCAGTGCGGGCTCCGCAACACGGGCCAGGTAGGCCACATAGACCAGACAACTCCCCAGCATCAAGCCATAGGCACAAGTAATCATCTTGCGCGCTTCCCAACGGCGGGCAAGCTGAGCTGAGGCCAAGGCTCCCGCGCTGGCCCCAATCACCAAGGGCACGAACAAGGCGGCAAACGCCGTCTCAGGCAGCTTCAAGGTATGGGTGATGAAATCAGGCGCGGCACCAATCAGAAATGCCTGGGCACCGATCAACAAGCTCAAAGCCAGGCTCATCCCCATAAAAGGGATGTTGCGCAACAAAATCCATAGCTCGACCCGCAACTGCGCCCAGACAAGAGGCTGCCGTCTGGACGTCGGCAGGGTCTCTGGCAGGCGCAGGGCGCACAGGCAAGCAGCCAGCGCGGCCAATACGGCCAGCATCCAGAACACGGAGCGCCAGCCCAGATGGGCGATCAACTGCCCGCCCACAATCGGTGCCAGCGCAGGCGAGACATTGAACACCAGCACGATATAAGAAAATGTGCGCTGCGCCTGCTGCCCCTCATAGCAGTCACGCACCATGGCCTGCCCGATCACCAGACCCGCTCCGGCAGACAAGCCTTGCAGGACACGGCCCGCCAACAAGAAGGAGAAACTGGGTGCCACGGCGGCCATCACTGAACCTGCCACATAAACCAGCAGTGAGGCCAACACCACCGGCTTGCGGCCCCAGGCATCTGACAAGGTACCGTGTAATAACAACATGGCCGCATAGGCAGACATGTACACGCCCAGAGTCTGCTGCACGCTTTGTGGCGGCACACTGAACTCCTGTTCCAGAGCGCTAAATGCAGGTAAATAGGCATCAATGGTGGCCGGTGCCACGCAGGCGAGCAGGCCCAACATCAAAACCATCAAGGGATACGGCGGAAGCAGGAAAGGCGGCACAGTCACATACAAAAAGAAGCGGCCCCCAAGGGGCAGGGTCTTTCAGCATGACCGACGTAATCGTCGTCAGGGAATGCGCAATGCCTGAAGAGCTTTGGGCAATGACGGGACAGCCTAGTTCAACTCGCTGGGTGAGATACCGTAGCGCTCACGGAATGCCGTGGCGAAGTTGGTGGCATGGCGATAGCCTACATAATGGGCCGCCTGCTGTACGCTCCAGCCTTGCGCCAGATACTCTCGGGCCAGTTCCAGCCTGCGCTCACGCAGCCAAGCAAATACCGAGCATTGATAGACCGCCTGAAACTTCACCCGTAAGGTGCTGGGACTCATGCAGGCCAGTTTGGCCAGATCTGCCAAGGTGTGATCCTCGCCGGGCGAATGGTAGAGGCGCTCTCTGACGCGTTCCAGCAATTGTCGGTCGCGTGCGGAGACGGGAGAATCGCTTTCTGTTTCTCGGGCCAGGCCATCCAGCGCATGCGCCAGCACTTGCAAGCTGACTCCCTCCAACAACAGATTGTGCAAGGTGCCCTGCCAGGGACTGTCTATCAACTGATCGATCGCGGTCAACAAATGCGGGGGCACCGCCCAGCGCTGCAATCGTATCCGCGAAGAACCCATGACGTTGGCCAGCATCTCCCCCAACGGCGAGTCAGCCAAGCTGTCAGGCTTATGTACAGTGATGTTTAAGCCACGCAGACGCTGCCCAGCAGGATGAGTTCCTGTCATGGCCACCGCGTCGGCATGTGCAAGGGTGGCCCCAGTTTGGGCCATCATGCCGACCGTATTTTGGCTGGCGAGCTGAGTCTGCGCCCGTCCCTGCAATATGACGATGGCCGAGAACTGCGGCGCGGCCAAAGAGGTCGCCTCGTATTGGTGGTGAGTGATGATATCTGAAAGCACCATCTTCATGCCGGGCCGGACCTCGTATTCCTGCACCCGCCCTTCGGCAATACAAACCTGCTCCATGTCCTGCTTGGGACCGTTGTAATCCGGCAAGCAATAGCGAAAACCCGTCGGACTACCGAGTCGGTCAAAATCCGATACCGTAAATCTGATCATAGGAGTGTGGGAGCAAGCAGCCCGAGCCAGGTCCGCAAATAATTCTTTAATGGCGCGGATGGTGGGAAAAGGTGAAATAGGCCACATGAGAATAGCATACATTCTCAATTATATGGCGGCTTCATATTTCTACCCTTACCGTCATGAAACCTGCGCTAGCAGGATAGACTGGCAGGCAAGCCTGTCTCTGTACGCTGAACCAGCATGAAATTTATGATCCATACCATCGCTGCTCTCTTTTTCTGGTGGCTATTTTACGAACGCTATTACCAGTATCGCGACTGCATTCAAGCCGCTTCTTCAAGCTGCTATGGGCCTGATGGTAGCAACCTGATCAGTGGAGGAGCAGTCTGGTCTGTCCCCGCGTTGCTCTTTAGTAGCATCGCGGCTTACCAGCTGTATAAATTGATTCGTCACTACAGAGGCCGTAGGATGTAATAATAATCATTATCAACTTACCTTATCGCCCTACAATTTGATAATGACCTCCCTGCCCCGCTTTCTGCTCAGTGCCGCCACGCTCTGCCTGGCCTGCACACTTCCCGCCCAAGCCCAACAAACTACCCGCCCCTGGAACGAATCAGTGGGTCCCACCATCGTGGACCAGCAACAAAGCCTGTACCGCTTCGAGACGCTGATCATGTCCTCGGAAGACGGCAAGCGGCACTACAAAATACAGATAGGTACCCCGAACCGCCCCGCCCCCGCACGCGGTCATCCGGTGATTTATATGGTGGATGGCAATGCCGCCATGGCCAGTATTGACGTGGACGACCTGAAAGCCATCAGCGCCCTGTCTGCGCCGGTACTGGTTGCCATTGGCTACGACACCGAAGCGCGTCACGATGTGATTGCCCGCTCCTTCGACTACACGCCTCCGGTCACGGAAAACGGCGTCAGCAAGCCGGTGGAAGTACGGGGTCGTTCAGGGGGCGGTGCGGATATTTTTCTGGACTATATAGAAACGCACATCAAGCCAGCCGTGGAAGAACGCGAGCCTATTGATCGCTCCCGCCAGACCCTGTGGGGCCACTCTTATGGCGGCCTGTTCACCTTGCATACGCTGTTCACCCACCCGGATCTGTACCAGCGTTACGTAGCCGGTGACCCTTCCCTGTGGTGGTACGACGGGATTCTGGTCAAGACGGCTCAGGCGTTTGATACGACGCGGGCCAAGGACAAGCAGATCGCCATCATGGTCGGCGGACAGCGCCGCAGTACATCCATGAGTAATGCCGCGGCACAATGGTCCACACAGGATATGGCCAAGCATTTGCAAGAGGCCGGGCTGAACGTCAGCTACGAGAACTTCAGCGAGCTGAACCACGGGCAGATGCTGGCCGCCTCCTTGAAACCCGCCCTGCGAATTGCGGCCCAGCCGTGATGCCTTCGAACCGAAAGCATCACCTCTGAACACCACCTCAGCGCCCTGCCATCAAGGGCGCTGAGCCGCCCCCACAAAGCCGCCATCGGGCAAGGTCAATACATTGAAAGGAGCGGGTTCAATCACCGCTCCCTTGGCATGAATGCCATCAATAACGTCGCCCATATTGTCCAGAGACAAGCCCGGCGTAAAACCTGTCGCCTTCTCCCAGCCCCCTTCTGCTGTCTGCACAAACACAGCACCCATATTCATGGGATTGTTGACCGACAGAACAATTGCTTCGTCTCCAGTTTCGCCCGGCAACAAATCCACAAATACCAGCAAGCAACCGGCATGGTCACCCGGCGTTCGAGTCTCGCAAGCCTTGGCCAGATAAGCAATATCCCAGCCTGGATAGGTTTCGATAAAAGACTGACGCAAAGGATGATCAGCCGGAGAGCTGGGCAAGGAGCTCAAGAGCATCTGCCGCGCTTTGTCCTCACCTATGTTCCAGACTTCCAGCTCCTGATCCGGCACAGCTTCTTCAGACCCTTCCTCGGACCTGCCAAGCAACAGGTTTTTCTCGACCACATAGTCCATGGCCCTCTGCCCTGGCAGCCCCCAATACATTCTCATTTCCGTATCCGGGAAGTCATCCGCGCTTAAGGTACCGGCCTCCAGCCGAGCCACTTGCGAAGCCGCCGAAATCGCTTCGGGAGAGCCAATGCGCAGCAGCCAGATAATGGCCAGCACAATCAGAACCAACGCCATCCCCACATTGGAGCGACGTACTCGCGCCATCCAGTTTTGAGGGTGGCAGGAAGCCCAGAAGTAGCTCAAACCATAGCCCGCCGCCACCAGCGCTGCCGTCGTTACCAGAACACGAATTGGGGTCCAACCATATTGAGCAACTCGCTCCCCTATCGCCCACAAGGCAACGCCTGCCAGCACGGGCATGACAAAGCCCAGCAAACGGGCCGAAGCGCGCAACAACGGTGTGGCGCTGGCATTCGTGTCCTCGTCCGCAACAACAGAAGACACCAGAGTCGAGGCCCCCAGAACGGCCGCCACACACAAGGCGGCCAGTGGCAGACCTTCACCCGTGCGCCAGGGCAAGGCCACGATGAACACCACCATCACCACCAGCAAAACCGGGGTCAGCAAACGCAGCAGCTTCAGCAAGAGAATCGGAGACAGATAGCCGCCATCCGAGTCCGAAGCAAGCGCCAGACCTGCTCCTACCAAAGCACCTGACACCACAGCCGCAACCGTAGGCTCCAGCAGCACATCCCCCAAAAGGGGAATGCCGACAAAGCTGAGCAGCATATGGCACGCCATCAGCACGCCCCAAGCCAGGCCGCAGAAGAACAAGGCCACCGCCCAGGAACACACCATGGACCAGCTAAGCTCGAACAAGCGACGGTAATCAGCCCAGTCCCGTGGGTGCTCTACCAGAATGGCAAGAAACGGCAGAGTAACGGTCGCCAGCAGCCCCATTGCCACCCACATCTGCGGGGCTCGCCAAAAAAGGGCGACCTCTGCATATCCCCCTTGCGCCTGCAAGATCAGCGCTGCACTAGCCACCCCCAAACCCAGGGACACCAGCAAGGCCTTGCGCACAGAAATGTGCATCAGCAAGGTGAAAGAGGCCACACCAAAGATTCCCACCGCCAACAGCAAAGACACCCAGATATGCTCACGCGGCGCGGGCGCCATCATCAGATTGCTGAAGGCCACCCATTCAAGCAGGCCCAGCACTGCACCGGCCAGACATAAAGTCAGCGTCCGCCGGTTTTGTAAGGAAGAAAG
This genomic window from Alcaligenes faecalis contains:
- the fauA gene encoding TonB-dependent alcaligin siderophore receptor FauA, with translation MSAVSSSSARLRVRLLTPLTRSAMLLAATGSPVWAQDKAPDQSPVELSTITVKGNRDPGVTETSQSYTTKAMSTATGLSLSIRETPQSVSVVTRQMMEDRGMQTTADALQSAPGISVTRSDTNRYSFSSRGFGIDNYQFDGWTQPVLSPWAFGESNLDLVVFDRVEVVRGATGLMTGAGSPSASVNYVRKRPLRDFAVSGGVDVGSWDFARGYADVSTPITEDGRIRGRIVGAYGKANSYTSLQDTKTRTLYGVITADLMPGMELTGGVAYQSSSNNGFGSGFPLFYSDGSRTDFKRSVSNNTDWSRIENDTTTGFLDLSHQFANDLKLRLTYNQSHTDASMKQIFRGGYPDRETGLGTANSYSYYKGDVRRKAFNASLSGPFELFGKEHEFSLGWMMSQDRVSFPQYRALAPLPDAGSFYQPGRVPEPVWSGEPSQADDMNNRQSGAYAVGRFALMDNLRLMVGGRLSNWETDQTYFGAKRQYRNRNEFIPYAGLIYDFDDTYTAYASYTEIFKPQNARNEQGDLLAPITGKSYELGLKAAWLDGRLNGAVSVFQTRQDNLAEATGNNVIGAPPNTPAYRPVSGAKVEGIELELGGELMPGWNLASSLTTFTAKDAQGKPINTSKPRTLFKLYTTYRLQGDWQGLTVGGGIDWQNRMYQDATAPGRKAVKVEQGSYAIVNLMARYDFNKRMSATLNVNNLFDKKYYSQIGFYNQGWYGAPQNVMLSLRAQY
- a CDS encoding alpha/beta hydrolase; the encoded protein is MTSLPRFLLSAATLCLACTLPAQAQQTTRPWNESVGPTIVDQQQSLYRFETLIMSSEDGKRHYKIQIGTPNRPAPARGHPVIYMVDGNAAMASIDVDDLKAISALSAPVLVAIGYDTEARHDVIARSFDYTPPVTENGVSKPVEVRGRSGGGADIFLDYIETHIKPAVEEREPIDRSRQTLWGHSYGGLFTLHTLFTHPDLYQRYVAGDPSLWWYDGILVKTAQAFDTTRAKDKQIAIMVGGQRRSTSMSNAAAQWSTQDMAKHLQEAGLNVSYENFSELNHGQMLAASLKPALRIAAQP
- a CDS encoding multidrug effflux MFS transporter, yielding MVLMLGLLACVAPATIDAYLPAFSALEQEFSVPPQSVQQTLGVYMSAYAAMLLLHGTLSDAWGRKPVVLASLLVYVAGSVMAAVAPSFSFLLAGRVLQGLSAGAGLVIGQAMVRDCYEGQQAQRTFSYIVLVFNVSPALAPIVGGQLIAHLGWRSVFWMLAVLAALAACLCALRLPETLPTSRRQPLVWAQLRVELWILLRNIPFMGMSLALSLLIGAQAFLIGAAPDFITHTLKLPETAFAALFVPLVIGASAGALASAQLARRWEARKMITCAYGLMLGSCLVYVAYLARVAEPALPWAVGLPALFAAGLAILFPVMTMQVLAQVPARSGLAASLLGFCQMATFSLVSGWCVPWVYGQPVRMAAAMLLAVFASLAAWLWLQKRADRAVS
- a CDS encoding DUF4153 domain-containing protein: MTAISLSSLQNRRTLTLCLAGAVLGLLEWVAFSNLMMAPAPREHIWVSLLLAVGIFGVASFTLLMHISVRKALLVSLGLGVASAALILQAQGGYAEVALFWRAPQMWVAMGLLATVTLPFLAILVEHPRDWADYRRLFELSWSMVCSWAVALFFCGLAWGVLMACHMLLSFVGIPLLGDVLLEPTVAAVVSGALVGAGLALASDSDGGYLSPILLLKLLRLLTPVLLVVMVVFIVALPWRTGEGLPLAALCVAAVLGASTLVSSVVADEDTNASATPLLRASARLLGFVMPVLAGVALWAIGERVAQYGWTPIRVLVTTAALVAAGYGLSYFWASCHPQNWMARVRRSNVGMALVLIVLAIIWLLRIGSPEAISAASQVARLEAGTLSADDFPDTEMRMYWGLPGQRAMDYVVEKNLLLGRSEEGSEEAVPDQELEVWNIGEDKARQMLLSSLPSSPADHPLRQSFIETYPGWDIAYLAKACETRTPGDHAGCLLVFVDLLPGETGDEAIVLSVNNPMNMGAVFVQTAEGGWEKATGFTPGLSLDNMGDVIDGIHAKGAVIEPAPFNVLTLPDGGFVGAAQRP
- a CDS encoding helix-turn-helix transcriptional regulator, which encodes MIRFTVSDFDRLGSPTGFRYCLPDYNGPKQDMEQVCIAEGRVQEYEVRPGMKMVLSDIITHHQYEATSLAAPQFSAIVILQGRAQTQLASQNTVGMMAQTGATLAHADAVAMTGTHPAGQRLRGLNITVHKPDSLADSPLGEMLANVMGSSRIRLQRWAVPPHLLTAIDQLIDSPWQGTLHNLLLEGVSLQVLAHALDGLARETESDSPVSARDRQLLERVRERLYHSPGEDHTLADLAKLACMSPSTLRVKFQAVYQCSVFAWLRERRLELAREYLAQGWSVQQAAHYVGYRHATNFATAFRERYGISPSELN